One window of Patescibacteria group bacterium genomic DNA carries:
- the ndk gene encoding nucleoside-diphosphate kinase, with the protein MEKSLILVKPDGLQRGLVGEIISRFERKGLKIIGLKMLSIEDATLEQHYEHIADKPFFADIKVFMKSSPLVAIALEGGEGAVAAIRTLVGPTKGQEAPAGTIRGDFGLSGSSNLVHASDSVETGRTEVDRFFGSDELFEYTKTDLQHVYGK; encoded by the coding sequence ATGGAAAAATCTTTAATTTTAGTTAAGCCAGACGGCCTGCAAAGGGGTTTGGTAGGCGAGATAATTTCGCGCTTTGAGCGTAAGGGGCTAAAGATTATTGGCCTAAAGATGCTTAGTATCGAGGATGCCACATTAGAGCAGCACTACGAGCATATTGCCGATAAGCCATTTTTTGCCGATATTAAGGTTTTTATGAAAAGTTCACCACTTGTAGCCATCGCCCTAGAGGGCGGGGAAGGTGCAGTAGCCGCCATTAGAACTCTAGTCGGACCTACTAAAGGGCAAGAGGCTCCAGCAGGCACAATCCGTGGTGACTTCGGGTTGTCTGGCTCGAGCAACCTTGTTCATGCCTCAGACAGCGTAGAGACCGGCCGGACAGAGGTAGATAGGTTTTTTGGTAGCGATGAGCTGTTTGAATACACCAAGACTGATTTACAGCATGTCTATGGCAAGTAA